A genome region from Kogia breviceps isolate mKogBre1 chromosome 13, mKogBre1 haplotype 1, whole genome shotgun sequence includes the following:
- the CD24 gene encoding signal transducer CD24, with product MGRAMVARLGLGLLLLALLLPAQIYSNQTTVTTPSSNSSQHTSAAPNPANATTKASDGALQSTASLLVISVSLLHLYC from the exons ATGGGCAGAGCGATGGTGGCCAGGCTCGGACTGGGGCTGCTGCTTCTGGCACTGCTCTTACCTGCGCAG atttattcAAATCAAACAACTGTTACAACACCTTCAAGTAATTCCTCCCAGCATACCTCAGCTGCCCCCAATCCAGCGAATGCCACCACCAAGGCAAGTGACGGTGCTCTGCAGTCAACAGCCAGTCTCTTGGTGATCTCGGTCTCCCTTCTACATCTCTACTGTTAA